The DNA region CAAGTTCATCCCGAGCTGTGACCAGAAGGCCGTATGCAGATGATCTCGGTTTAGATCCCTGCGCTGCACCAGCGCCGTGGTCAAGCCCAGCCCACCGATTATCACGTTGAACTCCAGCAGGACGGCGATTATCCCCACGGATCCGAAATCCTCAGGCGCAAGTATCCTCGCCAGCAAAGCGGTAACGGCGAACTGGAAGGAATATATGAAGATCTGGGCGCCAGCGCCCCAGATGAGGCCTTTTACGGTCTTAGACTCTAACTTTTCCATAGCTTTCTAACCCTGAGCAGGTTATCTTTGATCTTCTTCAACGGCTTAATTCTTCTCAAAACAGGCACCGAATAGAGGATGAAGAAAGGCGAAGTCCTGTTGTATAGGGTCAGATCTATATGCTCTCGGATTTGACTCGTCCATCTCGCCTTATACTCCTCATTATGGCCGGCCAGATCGAACTCGCTCATCCCATCCTGGAAAGCGGTCTGCAACATAAAGCTCCTGAGTATCAGTCCCGGGGAATATCTCCTGTATTCCTCATCATATCCGATCCTCAACCCGTAGACGGTCCCGTTGTATGCGAGTTTGTATTCAAAGGCGATCGGCCGTCCGTCGAACTCCAACAGTCCCACGTAAAGCCATCCACGCTCGTTCGCCAAACGGGTCAATCGATAGAGGGCCTTTCTCACATCAGGATTCAGGATTATCGCCGCCCCGGTCTTATATCTCCAGCTCCTGGCGTCCACCTCCACGATTTTATCCATCAGCAGGTCAACATTTTCGGTTCGGGTGATCCTTTTCAGCTCGACCCGATATTCCCTTTCGGCCCTCCGCCTTTTGTATTTTATCTCCTTTCTAAGCGACCTGCTCCTTGAGGCTAGATACGAATTCCAATCCCCTGTCAGGGGGATATACGGTGAGAGCCGGCTTATGGTATATCCGAATCGAAATTCGCTTTCCCACAGTTTATCTATCAACAGATCGGTGTTCGGTGAATCTAGCGGCAGGTTGTTGAGCACGGCCAGATCCCAGATATGCCGGTTGTGATGTAGAAAATCCAGCACCGCGTTGATGGCCTCAGCGAGTTTTTCGGTCAGGATCAGATGAGATCGCATTCCGTCATATCCCAGAAAGCGGATGACCCTGCATTTTCGACCAAGCCTACGTTCCCTTAGGACCACAAAAGGGGCGATAGCTATCGGCCTATTACCATCATAAACCGTTAGAATCAACATCCTCCTTTCTTTCTCGAGATCGATCGCCCCCCAATAGGCCTGCATCCATTCATGTGTCAGGTAGATCATGCTATCGGGACACCTTTCAAGGAGCGCATCCCATATCGGTTTCATCCGCATGAATTCGCTTTCATCCTTAACTACTTTGACCCTCATCCCATCACCTTCCCCTTCGGATTTTGAGCCTCACCATCTCCCGTTTGACCGGCCTCCAGTGAAGCTTATACTCCTCATCCCCTCGCATGAGGTCATATCTTCGCAGGCCGGATCGGATCGCATCCTCGATGCAGAGGCTCTCCAAAGCTATTCCCGGTGATATCCTGTTGGTCTCCAGAGATCGGATTCCGGATTGATATATGTAAAGGGCATCACCCTCCCTGAATCCGTAGTTGATTGCTATCGTCTCACCCTCGAGATCCAGGCTCGTCATGTAGAGCTTTCCCTCGTCCAAGAGCCTGCGCGAGATGAGCCTGTGAAATCTGGTAAACCTCTCGCTTGAGAAGACCCCTGGTCTTCCCAGGGACCTCATTCTCTCCTGGTGAAGTTCGATTAACCTGCCGAAGGCCGCCTCCAGTTCTGAATGAGTCTTAACCGATCTGAAATGTGCTTTCGCCAAATCTCTTCTGTTCCGTCTGATCTTCTTGCGGAAGGACTGGCTCAATTGAGCCAGATAGCTTTCCCAACTTTCGGGAAGTTCCACACAGAAACTGGGTATCCGTCCGAGCTCCTGTATCTTAAATCCCCTATCGGAGGCGATCCGCTTCAACAGCCCGACCGTTCCGGAGCGAGCTTCCAGGGACTCGATCACGATCTCATCCCACCTCTCGCCCTGGAGGGCGTCGAATATCCCTTCGATCGCTTCCTCCTCACGACCTCGGCGAAGGATGAAATCCAGGTAGTCCGAACAGATCTCATCGCTTTCCCTCTCGCCGGTGGCAAGCAATCTGATCTGGAGCATGGGGATCAGGCCGAACCGCTTTATCCTTCTGCGCCAGAGCGGTGCTATGCCTATGAGCTCATCACCACCGTAGATGAGGATGACGAACAGCTCGCCTTCCTCGCCGAACACCTCCCACCACGTCCACATCCAGGTCCAGGTTGTCGAGATAGACCTTGATCCGCTTTCATTTTGCAGTTTTTCCCATCTTGGTCGTAGATCGATGAGATCTCTCCGATCAGTTATGATCTGTGATCTGATCTTCATGATCGTATCCCCCTGATCAGATCCAGGTTCGATATAAGCTCGAAATCACGATATCTTCCCGGGTTGCCGCTCAGTCCTGCCTCGGCGGCTCTTATGATGTTATACATCTCCCTTGCGGTGACGTAATGAAGCCTGAATTTTTTGCCGTCGTTGTATTTCTCCTCCATGTAGGAGAGCATCTCGTCCATCGGACCATATGGGTCGAGCAGCATCCTGGCATTTCGATCGGTGGCTCCGTGTGTGTGAATCTTGATGAAGATCCATTCCGGTCTTCCTTTAACCTGTATGCCGGTTTTCACCCAGAGATCTGCCCTCCGCGGATCTGGGGGATTATGCCAGCTTATATCTGAGTTTTCGATCCTCGGCAGGAGGCCCCATCTTCTGCTGTGCCAATTCAGCCTAAGGGGGCCTGTGATGATCATCAGGTCGCCCTTCCTGTATCCGCCCACCTTGACCGGATCACCTCTGTCATGGGATCGCGGTTCTTCCGGATCATCCTCGGCCCAGTAGATGGCGTTGACCATTCTCGGCTGAGTGGGATGAGGGGCTGAGGGATAGGTGAAATCGGCATAACAGCCGGTTTGTTTCAGAACCTTCAACTCGCAGTTCACCCCACACCATCTGCCGTTCCAGGAGTTGTCCAAAGCCCAATTGCCGTGAATGAAAGCGTATCTGGCGTTTTTGGGAACCGGTTCGCTCCATCGAGATCTAGCCATTCCGCCCTGAAACATATAAAGTTTCTTGGCAAGGTTGAGCTTCCTCATCAGGTCCACGGGGTTATCCCTGTCGTGATGTAGATGGAGCTCTATCTCGCCATATCCCTCCGCGCAGAGCTCGGCCAGTCTCTCCAGATGCTCCGAGAAGTATTCATCCAGCGGGAAGAACCAGGTATGCCTCGGAGGACGGCCATCGAAATCTTTATGTCTTTCGGCAAAACGGGGATACCACCTGACCCATCTCGATACCCTCTCCCTCTCGACTTTCATCGACACTTGTCCCACCCTGGGCTCGAAATGGTCCGCCACGCAGAAGATCACCTCAACTGGGCCTACATCTCCGATCATGTTTCTGCTGAACTCCCCTTTAATAGCTCGCAGATACGGCCTTATCAGCCTCATGAGTCATCATCTCCTTCTTCTCGACGCTGATACGGCATCTGAGCAATAACCATACCATTTGGGAAACCATATATATAGCGGTTTCCGGGCATGTTCCTGTGAAATTGAATTCCCATAGAGTGAAGAATCGATCCTATTCTGCAACAGGGTGATCCCCAACTATCGCGTTATAAGCGGCTTCACCGATGGCATACTTGTTGCTCATAAGTTCTGTAGCACCTGTTAGAGGAGCGAAACGGTGAAAGGCAGATGGTACCTGAAGGTTCTAATCCAGAAATCCCTTTCATTAATGCCTTATGGATGCGCCCTGAATTTTTTATTGCAGAGGCGATATGGCGAGCTCAAGGAGATCTCTGTTGCCGATAAGCTTGAGGAGATAGTAAGAACCTTCGTCGTCCCCATTCTGCGAAGGCAGGGTACGATAACTGGCGTCAAGGTGGTGGAGATAGGAACGGGATGGGTTCCGATACTGCCGATAACCCTATCCCTTTTAGGCGCACGTTGCGAAACCTTCGACATAGCTAAACACCTGAAAACGGAGATAGTCATCAGGACATTGGCCGAAATGCGAAGACATCTCGTGATCCTAACGGAAATATCCGGATTCTCACTCCGAGATGCTGAGAGGAAACTTGAAAGGGCTCTTGGGAGATCCAAGGTTGAAGATATCATGGAGACGCTGGGCATCTATTATCTGGCACCGACTGATACAACGGATCTGCCGGTAGCCTCCGATTCCCGGGATGTCACGGTATCCCGATTGGTGTTAGCGCATATCCCTCCGAGTATCCTGCCCGCTGTCCTGAAGGAATTATATAGGATAACAAGACCGGGTGGGTTGTCGATCCATAGGGTGAATCTTCACGATGAATATGCTGCCTCCGATCCGAAGGCGACCTCGATAAACTTCCTCAGATACCCCGGCTGGTTTTGGGATAGATTCGTGAACAACCGCATAAAATATCTCAATCGAGCTCGCTATCCTTACTATCTGGACCTCTTCGAGAAAACGGGGTTCAGGATCGTCAGCCTCGATAGGACGTTGGATAAACGTTCATATAATGCTCTATCCAGCATGAGGGTAGCCAGGGAATTCAGAGGTTACTCGAGAGAGGAGCTGGCAACCATTAAATTCACAGTTATCCTGGAGAAGCCGAGATGAATGAGGCCTTGATGTTGCTCTACCATTCGATAGATCCGGGCGATGGGAAGGTGGACGGCGATAAGCTGATCTATTCGGTTAAGTTGAAGGAGTTCAGGCGACAGATGGAATATCTGTCAAGGTCGGGATATGACGTGATCTCGCTTGATGAACTTGTCCTCCATATATGCGCCGGAGAGCCCCTTCCCAAGAGGGCGGTGATTATAACGTTCGATGACGGCAACTCGAGCGATTATGAGTATGGAGTGCCGGAGCTTTTGAGATACGGATTTCACGCTACGTTCTTCATCACCGTCCGAAACGTAGGGATAACCCTGGGATGGAGGCAGATTAAGGAGATGGCAGAGCTGGGTATGTCGATCCAATCACATACGGTGACACATCCGTTCCTGTCGGATCTACCGCCCGACGCGATAAGATGGGAGCTTCGGGAATCGAAGAAAATCATAGAGGAAATGACGGGCGAAACCGTCCTATATCTGGCCCTCCCCGGCGGGCGATACAGCAGGGTCGTGAAAAGGATAGCGATGGAGTGCGGGTATAAGGCTATCTGCACCTCTGAGATAGGAACCAACGGCCCCGATACGGATTTATACAGGCTGAGAAGATGGATCGTGAGGAGAAATACGGATATGTCGGAATTTCAGAGGATCGTGGAAGGCGATAAATTTACTGAATTACGCTGCAAAACCAGGTATGTTCTGCTCAATGCAGCGAAAAAGGTGCTGGGGAATAAATCGTATGTAAGGTTGAGACGAAAATTATTGGATGGGGTGAAGCCGTGAAGATAGCAGAACTGGCGTTTTGGATGTCTATCTTTTTCATCATCTACACCTACTTCGGATATCCCTTAACGTTGCTCGTGCTATCGCGCTTTAAAACCGCTCTTCCGAGGAAATCCTATAATCGACATCCGCTTGTGTCGGTTATCATATCGGCATACAACGAGGAGAAGGTGATAGGGGCGAAGCTGAGAAACCTTTTGGACCAGGAATATCCGAAGGACAAGCTGGAGGTGATCGTGGTGTCAGATGGCTCTACGGATGATACCGATATCATAGTCCAGCGATTCCCCGATCCCAGGGTGAAGCTGATCAAATTACCGGAGAGAGGTGGAAAACCCAGAGCGTTAAACGTGGGTGTATCTCATGCCAGGGGAGAGATCATACTGTTTTCGGATTCCAGACAGCTCTACGCGAGGAACTCCATTAAGGAGATAGTGGCGAACTTCAACGACGAATCGGTCGGAGCCGTCAGCGGTGAACTATGTCTGGTTGAGGGGCCGGATTATCAAAGCGGTGGCCTCAATGAGACTACGGAAAGCATTGGGATCTATTGGAAATACGAGAAGCTGTTGAGAAAGCTCGAAAGCAGGATGGACTCCGTCGTGGGAGCCACAGGGGCGATATACGCCATAAGACGGGAGCTATTTCATCCGATAGCCGAGGACATAATTCTCGATGATGTCCTTATACCGATGCGTGTTGCGCTCCAGGGGTATAGGGTTGTGTTTGAACCTAAGGCCAAGGCGTTCGACCCGATCGCACCGGATCCTAAGAGGGAATTCATCAGAAAGGTGAGAACCCTCGCCGGCAACTTCCAGCTTTTCCTGAGGTTTAAAGAGCTCTATAATCCCTTTAGGAACAGGTTGCTTTTTCAGATGATATCCCACAAGGTATTTCGACTCCTCGTCCCGTTCGCTTTGATCTTCGCTTTTATCCTCAATGCATCGCTCATAAGCACAGCTCCGTTCTACAAGGGGGCTCTTATAGCACAACTTCTCCTTTATCTAGCCGCCCTATCAGGGCATCTTACATCTCATCATGGTAACCTGAAACCGTGGCGTTTTCTATCCATACCTTACACCTTCCTGATGCTTAATACTGCCGTGATGGTGGGGCTTTACAGATATGCGACGGGGAAACAGAAGGTGACATGGTGTAAAGGTACCTCTCCACAATTTGAGATAACAGCTCGAATCGGTTCTCCCAGGATTCATCCCTGACGGCCTCAAGCCTTCTCCTCGCCAGATATGGTATGTCACCGTGGATCGCCACCTCTAGGGCTACCTCGAACTCTCGGTGATCTCGAGCGAGGTAGACGACATCCGAGAACTTCCTTATCTCCGGCAGGTCGGTCGCCACCACCGGCAGACCCGAGGCCAGATATTCCCTCAATTTGAGCGGGTTGGAGTTGAGCGTCATCTCGTTCACGGCAAACGGTATAACCGCCACATCGAATCCCTTATTATAGGCAGGTAGCTCCTCATAGGGTTTGACGCCGAGGTAGTGGACGTTGGGGAACCTCAACAGATGTGATATATCATCTCCGAGTTTTCCTATGAGCACCAGCGACCAATTCCGATGTCTGGCCGCAAGATACTCGAGAAGGTCAAAATCGAGCCACCTCCGTTCGATGAACCCGTAAAAACCTATCCTAGGCCTAGGTATCCGATCCAGATCATCGGGTACCTTGAGATCCGGATCTAGAGCTTTGGCGAAGTGATCCACATCGATGCCATGGGGTATGTAAAAGGTGTTGGGATTGACCTTGATCTTTTCCTCGTATAGTTTCAGCGAGGACGTGATGCATATCCGCACGCTCTCCAGAAGTTTCCTTTCGAGCTTCTTTATAGTTTGGCTATGAACCCCCGTGAAGCTTGAGTAATCATCCACACAGTAGTAGATCGCTATGCTCTCGCCAAGCTTCCCGGGCAACGCCCA from Candidatus Poribacteria bacterium includes:
- a CDS encoding GNAT family N-acetyltransferase, giving the protein MKIRSQIITDRRDLIDLRPRWEKLQNESGSRSISTTWTWMWTWWEVFGEEGELFVILIYGGDELIGIAPLWRRRIKRFGLIPMLQIRLLATGERESDEICSDYLDFILRRGREEEAIEGIFDALQGERWDEIVIESLEARSGTVGLLKRIASDRGFKIQELGRIPSFCVELPESWESYLAQLSQSFRKKIRRNRRDLAKAHFRSVKTHSELEAAFGRLIELHQERMRSLGRPGVFSSERFTRFHRLISRRLLDEGKLYMTSLDLEGETIAINYGFREGDALYIYQSGIRSLETNRISPGIALESLCIEDAIRSGLRRYDLMRGDEEYKLHWRPVKREMVRLKIRRGR
- a CDS encoding polysaccharide deacetylase family protein; amino-acid sequence: MNEALMLLYHSIDPGDGKVDGDKLIYSVKLKEFRRQMEYLSRSGYDVISLDELVLHICAGEPLPKRAVIITFDDGNSSDYEYGVPELLRYGFHATFFITVRNVGITLGWRQIKEMAELGMSIQSHTVTHPFLSDLPPDAIRWELRESKKIIEEMTGETVLYLALPGGRYSRVVKRIAMECGYKAICTSEIGTNGPDTDLYRLRRWIVRRNTDMSEFQRIVEGDKFTELRCKTRYVLLNAAKKVLGNKSYVRLRRKLLDGVKP
- a CDS encoding class I SAM-dependent methyltransferase; amino-acid sequence: MKGRWYLKVLIQKSLSLMPYGCALNFLLQRRYGELKEISVADKLEEIVRTFVVPILRRQGTITGVKVVEIGTGWVPILPITLSLLGARCETFDIAKHLKTEIVIRTLAEMRRHLVILTEISGFSLRDAERKLERALGRSKVEDIMETLGIYYLAPTDTTDLPVASDSRDVTVSRLVLAHIPPSILPAVLKELYRITRPGGLSIHRVNLHDEYAASDPKATSINFLRYPGWFWDRFVNNRIKYLNRARYPYYLDLFEKTGFRIVSLDRTLDKRSYNALSSMRVAREFRGYSREELATIKFTVILEKPR
- a CDS encoding glycosyltransferase family 2 protein, translating into MKIAELAFWMSIFFIIYTYFGYPLTLLVLSRFKTALPRKSYNRHPLVSVIISAYNEEKVIGAKLRNLLDQEYPKDKLEVIVVSDGSTDDTDIIVQRFPDPRVKLIKLPERGGKPRALNVGVSHARGEIILFSDSRQLYARNSIKEIVANFNDESVGAVSGELCLVEGPDYQSGGLNETTESIGIYWKYEKLLRKLESRMDSVVGATGAIYAIRRELFHPIAEDIILDDVLIPMRVALQGYRVVFEPKAKAFDPIAPDPKREFIRKVRTLAGNFQLFLRFKELYNPFRNRLLFQMISHKVFRLLVPFALIFAFILNASLISTAPFYKGALIAQLLLYLAALSGHLTSHHGNLKPWRFLSIPYTFLMLNTAVMVGLYRYATGKQKVTWCKGTSPQFEITARIGSPRIHP
- a CDS encoding GNAT family N-acetyltransferase, encoding MRVKVVKDESEFMRMKPIWDALLERCPDSMIYLTHEWMQAYWGAIDLEKERRMLILTVYDGNRPIAIAPFVVLRERRLGRKCRVIRFLGYDGMRSHLILTEKLAEAINAVLDFLHHNRHIWDLAVLNNLPLDSPNTDLLIDKLWESEFRFGYTISRLSPYIPLTGDWNSYLASRSRSLRKEIKYKRRRAEREYRVELKRITRTENVDLLMDKIVEVDARSWRYKTGAAIILNPDVRKALYRLTRLANERGWLYVGLLEFDGRPIAFEYKLAYNGTVYGLRIGYDEEYRRYSPGLILRSFMLQTAFQDGMSEFDLAGHNEEYKARWTSQIREHIDLTLYNRTSPFFILYSVPVLRRIKPLKKIKDNLLRVRKLWKS